In the genome of Kazachstania africana CBS 2517 chromosome 6, complete genome, the window TAGATCCACGTTCCGCATTGTTGCTCTCCGTAAATGATTGCTACATATCTTTGTGTTATGCCAAAGAGGTAATGGCAGGAGTTGTCTCTTTTCCGACAAGTGATGGAAGTTGCTTCGTGACTTCTGACGTTCGTTGAGCTTATATGAACTTATTTCTCTGCAACATTCTTAAATTGCTATTAATGCTGTCAATTTTACAGTGAAACATGTTATATATACGTTTCGACACATTGCTGCTAGAATCAAACGGCATGCTGGGTGTATTGGCCGCCATTATGCGAAGTTCCTGTCAAAATTGCtagaaattgaatcatCGACGACCCGTCAACCAAGCAGGTCATGTTGACCAGCCGAGTGTGTTTATAATATTATGTACTCTACTATGAACAGTATCCTGATTATTGGCTATTTCCGGCCTCTATTGCTGTTGTTTGACGTTGACTGACCTGTGCTGAAGGTGTACGTCACATTGTGATTTCGCATGTCTATGAAACCTCGAAAAAAGTAGTCGAGATAATAAGAGATGCAAACCgttcaataataaagcATCGACTAAGCATAGAGTACTTATGCCAGCCATGACTATTGAACTTGATGCTAACAAAGTTTGGATAGACGGCTGTTTTGATTTCACTCATCACGGGCACGCAGGTGCCATTCTACAGGCACGTAGGACAATACTTCCGCCAAATGAAGGTGAGCTATACTGTGGAGTGCACAGTGACGAACAAATCACCATTAACAAAGGTAGACCGGTTATGACGTCTCCAGAGAGATATGAACACACAAGATCTAATAGATGGTGCACTTCAGTAATTGAAGACGCTCCTTACGTTACACAACCAGATGTTTTGGACGAGTATGGCTGTAAATACGTTGTTCATGGAGATGATATTACTTTAGATGCAAATGGAGAGGATTGCTATCAAATTATGAAAGATGTGGGCAGATTCAAAGTAGTAAAGAGGACTTTGGGAGTTAGTACTACCGATATTATACATAGAATCTTGACCGGAATATATCCATCCGTCGAAGAGCATGGTGAAGAATATTATCCAGATGCTGAAAGTTTGAAATTATACAGTACAGCA includes:
- the ECT1 gene encoding ethanolamine-phosphate cytidylyltransferase (similar to Saccharomyces cerevisiae MUQ1 (YGR007W); ancestral locus Anc_4.145), coding for MTIELDANKVWIDGCFDFTHHGHAGAILQARRTILPPNEGELYCGVHSDEQITINKGRPVMTSPERYEHTRSNRWCTSVIEDAPYVTQPDVLDEYGCKYVVHGDDITLDANGEDCYQIMKDVGRFKVVKRTLGVSTTDIIHRILTGIYPSVEEHGEEYYPDAESLKLYSTAEDGYSKHCFVWKGDLNTVLVEGGFKIAENDLVLVVGDFDLFHMGQIDQLANVKTKMYANSPKCKLIVGVTLRDFKDRNKNTIMTLKERVLSVLSCKYVDGVIIDPTDEDSFETKWEIDTDPLIQSGKFSRYLTKQIIINRIDDQRDVYIKRNEKKGIIIE